DNA from Thermostichus vulcanus str. 'Rupite':
GGATCCCCATCCTCAGCCTGGATCTGCCTTCTGGACTGAACGACCAAACCGGCGAAATATGGGGTTGCTGCGTGCGGGCTGCTTGCACCTACACCCTGGGCTTATGGAAGCGGGGGCTGTGGCAGGAGGCGGCTCTGCCTTGGGTAGGGCAGTTACATCGCATCGAGTTTGGGATCCCGGAATGGGCTTTGCTGACCCAGGGCTCCCCGACTGTCCCCCGGTTGTTGCTACAGCCTGGGTCTCACTTTCCGCCGGATCCCCCTCTAGATACCCATAAATACCGCCAGGGATCCCTGCTGCTTGTGGCCGGTTCGGCGGCCTATGCTGGGGCGGCAGTGTTGGCGGGGTTGGGGGCACGCAGCAGTGGGGCGGGGATGGTGACGATGGTGGTGCCCACTGGGTTGAAACCCCTGATCCATACTGTTTTGCCAGAGGTGCTGGTGCATGCCTGGGAAGGGATCCCCACCTTGCCGCCAGGAAAATCCCCAGCAAAAGGCTTTCAGGCCCTGGCCGTGGGGCCAGGTTTGGGAGAAACCCGTTTGCCTGTGCTGGAAGTTCTGCTGCGGGACTGGACAGGGATCCCTTGGGTGATGGATGCGGATGGGCTGAATGTGCTGGCAGAGTTGGGGGTGGAGCACTTGCGCGGGCGGGGGATCCGGGCGATTTTGACGCCCCACTTGGGCGAGTTTCGACGACTGTTTCCCAGGATCCCGCTCTCGGATCGCATCGAAGCCGCTCAACAGGCGGCGTCCCAAAGTGGAGCAGTGGTGGTGTTCAAGGGATCCCGAACGGTGATCGCGGCCCCCAGTGGTCAGTGTTGGGTCAATCCGGCCAGTACCCCGGCTTTGGCTCGTGGTGGCAGTGGTGATGTGTTGACGGGGTTGATTGGGGGTTTGTTAGCCCGCTGGGGTGGCACAGGATCTCCGATTGACGAGTCGATCCTGCTCCGTTGTGCTTGTGCGGGGGTGTGGTGGCACGCCCAGACCGCTTTGCAACTGGCGAAAGAACGGGGTCTGACGGGGGTGGATCCGGCGCGATTGGCGGAGCATTTGCCCCAGGCACTGCGAACTCTCCGACAGGAGCAAGTTATCCGTTATTGAAGGCAAGAATCTTTACGGGTTGCATCCCTTGAGCCAGGAGGTCAAGTCAGCCAACGACTTCACCTCTGCGCACTTCTACCTCG
Protein-coding regions in this window:
- a CDS encoding NAD(P)H-hydrate dehydratase, whose product is MSNSFWGHSTSKAQEESSPSRIDPASGLVSSEQMRQVEERLFAAGMPVAALMEKVGLAIFAQLQRDFPQATRIGILCGTGHNGGDGLVVGRELLLAGKTVKVWLAKPDLKPLTAEHARYLKALGAEFIADFRELAECDLLIDALFGIGLNRPLGDPWVGAVGWANASGIPILSLDLPSGLNDQTGEIWGCCVRAACTYTLGLWKRGLWQEAALPWVGQLHRIEFGIPEWALLTQGSPTVPRLLLQPGSHFPPDPPLDTHKYRQGSLLLVAGSAAYAGAAVLAGLGARSSGAGMVTMVVPTGLKPLIHTVLPEVLVHAWEGIPTLPPGKSPAKGFQALAVGPGLGETRLPVLEVLLRDWTGIPWVMDADGLNVLAELGVEHLRGRGIRAILTPHLGEFRRLFPRIPLSDRIEAAQQAASQSGAVVVFKGSRTVIAAPSGQCWVNPASTPALARGGSGDVLTGLIGGLLARWGGTGSPIDESILLRCACAGVWWHAQTALQLAKERGLTGVDPARLAEHLPQALRTLRQEQVIRY